In Gammaproteobacteria bacterium, the genomic stretch TCTGGTAGTGATTCTGAAAGTTGTTGCAAGGGTTTTTTAAACTGATTTACGGTTTCTTGGATATTATAGTGGCCGTGTCGATTTCTTAAAAACCATCGAGTTGCTCGACGAATTAATTGAGTAACATTCAGTGACATATCGTATAAAACATCAGCTCCCACTTTATATTCTAGTGACTGTATGGCTTTGAGATAATCACTCATGCCGAAAATTTCTTTTGCTGTCACATAGGCGCGAACGACACTTTCAGCTGAACCACCTGTTTCATCCTGCATTTGAAAGGTAAAAGTGATCCCTAAACTGGTCACTAAATCATTACTTAATTGTGTAGCGATGATTTCACGGAACAATCGATGCTGCTTCATTTCATCAAGGTATTTTGTTGACAACGGTTTTGGAAAAGCCGATTCCAGATAAGGCAATAAAATTGGATCTTTAGGCAAATCTGACGCTAAAATCTGTTCTTTAAGAATCATTTTACTGTAGGCCATTAAAACAGCAATTTCGGGTCTTGTAAGCGCAAGACCATCAGCTTTCCGATCGGCTAACATTTTATCATCCGGCAAGAATTCAAGAGCACGTGGCAAGCGACCACTCTGTTCATAAAAATCCATGTATTGTCTATATAATTCTAAGTATTCTGCGGATTGTTTAACTGCCATCGTGATCGCGCGAGCTTGAGAATAATTATCAAACAAAACAATTTTTGACACTTCATCCGTCATGCTAGACAACAATTTGTTCCGTTGATCGAGTGTAAGCTTCCCAGCGGCAACAATACGATCCAAAAGTATTTTAATATTGACTTCATGGTCAGAACAATCAACACCACCAGAATTATCGATAAAATCAGTATTAATTCGACCACCCGCTAATTCGTATTCAATGCGTGCTAATTGTGTAAAACCGAGATTTCCACCTTCTGCAACGACTTTACAACGTAAATCACTACCATTAATTCTTAATGCGTCATTGGTACGATCACCCACTTGTGCATCGGTCTCAATGCTTGCTTTAACATACGTACCAATACCACCATTCCATAACAAATCGTATTTTGCCTTTAATAATAGTCGAATCAGCTCATTCGGTTCGATGGTATCTTTATCCGTGTCTAGCATTTTTTGTACTTGAGATGATAATTTGATAGCTTTCGCGCTACGTACAAATACACCTCCACCCTTAGAAATTAATTCGCTATTGTAATCTGACCATTGCGAGCGAGGTAAATTGAATAATCGACTACGTTCTTTAAAACTCACTGCCGGATCAGGATTTGGATCCAGGAAAATATGCAGATGATTAAAAGCACCGATTAATTTAATATGCTCAGACAGTAACATGCCGTTTCCGAACACGTCACCTGACATATCACCAATCCCAACGCAGGTAAAATCTTCCTTCTGCGTATCAACACCCAACTCCTGAAAATGATTTTTAACAGATTCCCAAGCACCTTTGGCTGTAATACCCATTTTTTTATGGTCATATCCGGCCGAACCACCTGATGCAAAAGCATCACCCAACCAAAAACTATATTCTGCAGAAATTGAATTAGCGATATCTGAAAACGTTGCAGTTCCTTTATCAGCTGCAACAACAAGATATGGGTCGTCTTCATCGTAACGAACAGTATTTGCGGGAGTAGTTATTTTTCCATCATCAAGATTATCCACTAAATCTAACAATCCACGAATGAAATTTTGGTAACAAAGGATACCTTCTTGCATAATTTCTTCACGAGTCGCATCAGCGGGTAAGGTTTTGGGATAGAATCCTCCTTTAGCACCATAAGGAACAATAATAGCATTTTTAACTGATTGAGCTTTCATTAACCCCAATACTTCCGTGCGATAATCCTCTCGTCGATCTGACCAACGAATTCCACCACGAGCAACTTTTGAGCCTCTTAAATGAACGCCCTCAAATCGGACAGAATAAACAAAGGTTTCAAACATCGGTAAAGGGTGTGGTAAATCTGGGACGTTCTTAGGATCAAGTTTAAATGATAAATAATCTTTATTTTTACCCGCAGTGGTGAGCTGATAATAATTCGTGCGCAATGTTGCTTTAATTAAGGCTATATAACGACTAAAAATTCTTTCTTCATCGAGACTTGTGACATGATCCAGAGCATGCAAAATACCTTTTTCAAGTTGAATGATGCGACTTGCCCGTCCTTTTTCCAAACTAGGATCGAAATGTTCATGAAAAAATTCAACTATTAATCGCGCAATGCCAGGATTATTCGTAAAGGCTTGCTCAATATAATGTTGACTAAATAGAAATCGAGCTTGATGTAAATATTTTGCATACGCGCGAAGAACTATAACTTCACGCCACGTTAATTCTGCGGCTAAAACTAATCGATTAAAACTGTCGTTGCCTGATAATCCGAGCCAAATAGCGTAAAATGCCTCTTGAAAACGATCTTTAACTTTTTCAACATCAATAGGATGCGTTTCAGGATAGTACATAAGAAAATCATTAAGCCAAACAGATCGATTTTCGACTAGAAGTTGATATGGCTGCTCACTCAGAACACGTAATCCCATATTTTCCAACATTGGTATCACATCTGAAAGTGGGATATTTTCATCGTATCGGAACGTTTTAAGACGAAATACACCAGGATCTGTATTTTTTGGGCGATAAAATGTCATAGCCAAATCGATATTTTGGCGTAATTGTTCAATATGACTAATATCATACAAGACAGAACTTGCTTTGAAGGATTCACGATACCCTGCCGGAAATGCGTGACTATATAGATGAAATAGTTTTTCACCGTCTTCTTCACCAAATTTATCTATCATTCGCACTTTGACTCTGTCATACCATGATTGAGTCACTTGAACTAATTTTTCTTCTATCGATTTAGTATTGATGGATAATTTTTTCTTCGGGTCAGTTCGTACCACAAAATGAATTCGCGTTAAAATAGATTCTGGGAAAAAAGTGGAATAACTGATTTCAGTACCTTCCAATTGTTCCATTAATACATCTTGCATTCGACTAATAAGACTAGTGTTAAATTTTTCCTTAGGCAAATACACAAGGCACGAAACATAGCGATTATAAGCATCTTTGCGTAAAAATAACCGCAAACGTCGGCGTTCTTGCAGTTGCGAGATTCCTAATGCCATCTCGCTGAGGTCTTCAATCGACCCTTGGAATAAATCATCACGAGGAAAAGTTTCTAAAATATTCATCATGTCTTTTGCAGAATGCCCAAGATGCAGCACACCGGATTTTTTCAGAATTAAAGCCACTTTTCGACGAAGGAGAGGAATTTCCTGAGGGTTATCGTGATAAGCGTCTTTGGTATAAAGACCAATAAAACGTCTTTCTCCAATAATTTCACCTTTATTGTTAAAACGTTTAACACCCACATAGTCTGTATGAACAGGACGATGTACTGTTGATCGAGTGTTCGTTTTAGAAATAATCAAAATATCTTTTGATAGTGCTTGTTGACGAGCTGCGGTAGGTAATTCAGATAATTTACGGCTTTTTTTACTTTTACTTTCGTCTCTCAACACACCAAGTCCAGAATTCGGAACAATTTCAAGCATTGTTTCTTTACCACGTACGGTTAAGCTGTAATCTCTATAACCTAACATGGTAAAATGATCATTCACCAACCAATGTAAGAAAGCCTTAGCTTCATCAATTTCTTCGTGATCCAGTGGGATTTCTTCTTTATCAAGTTCAGCAATTGCATCGTATAAGCGTGTACGCATTGCTTCCCAATCTTTAACAGCAAGAGCTACATCATTGAGAACTCGGTGGAGATTTTCTTCGATAAATTTTAATTTTTCAGGTTCGTGTTCTTTTTCGATTTCGATATAGATTGCAGCTTCGAAATGAACCTCTTCACCTTTTGAATCGAAAGGCAGTAATTCAACAATTTGATGATTAGCATTACGACGTATTTGCATTCCACCTAATTGGATAATCAAGTTCGTACTGTACCCTAATCGAATCAACTCCATTCGTAATGAATCGACAAGAAATGGCATATCTAATTGATTTATTTGAATGACTGTAAAGCTCGAAGACCAGCCGTCTGTTATTTCTGTAGGATTAAAAACACGTATTTTACATTCTTCTACTTCCCGCTGATAGATCGTATCCCATTGGGAAATAACCATACTGTATAAACTCTCGATCTTTCTGGCCTCTAAATCTTCTAGAGGTACATTTGAAAAAAATTGTTGAACAAACGTCGTTAGAAGTGACAATTTCTTCGCTGGAAATTGCTTTTTTGCGGATTTAATAATGGCATCAATAATATTTTGGCGATTTCGCGCACTCTCAGCTGTCATCGTATTTCCTTCATCTATTAAATATATTCCCCTAGGTCAGAAATCAACGAATATCGTTGCTCACGACTGACTCTCTCTAGTGATAAGCATAGCGTAGATCGCCTCAATTTTCACGCCCTAATCGCTCACCTTCGTATCGTGCCTAATTATTCTAATTATAAATTTTTTTTCGCTATTTATTGATATAACGTGATGTTTGGATATCATACTTCAAAAAGCCTTTAGACTCAGTGCATTCGGGCCTCGCAGTAGATTTCAAGTACAGAACCTAGGTTAATGTAGCCAGAATTAGAGATGCGGGATATAATATAGTGTGTATTTCTAACATTTAG encodes the following:
- a CDS encoding NAD-glutamate dehydrogenase, with the translated sequence MTAESARNRQNIIDAIIKSAKKQFPAKKLSLLTTFVQQFFSNVPLEDLEARKIESLYSMVISQWDTIYQREVEECKIRVFNPTEITDGWSSSFTVIQINQLDMPFLVDSLRMELIRLGYSTNLIIQLGGMQIRRNANHQIVELLPFDSKGEEVHFEAAIYIEIEKEHEPEKLKFIEENLHRVLNDVALAVKDWEAMRTRLYDAIAELDKEEIPLDHEEIDEAKAFLHWLVNDHFTMLGYRDYSLTVRGKETMLEIVPNSGLGVLRDESKSKKSRKLSELPTAARQQALSKDILIISKTNTRSTVHRPVHTDYVGVKRFNNKGEIIGERRFIGLYTKDAYHDNPQEIPLLRRKVALILKKSGVLHLGHSAKDMMNILETFPRDDLFQGSIEDLSEMALGISQLQERRRLRLFLRKDAYNRYVSCLVYLPKEKFNTSLISRMQDVLMEQLEGTEISYSTFFPESILTRIHFVVRTDPKKKLSINTKSIEEKLVQVTQSWYDRVKVRMIDKFGEEDGEKLFHLYSHAFPAGYRESFKASSVLYDISHIEQLRQNIDLAMTFYRPKNTDPGVFRLKTFRYDENIPLSDVIPMLENMGLRVLSEQPYQLLVENRSVWLNDFLMYYPETHPIDVEKVKDRFQEAFYAIWLGLSGNDSFNRLVLAAELTWREVIVLRAYAKYLHQARFLFSQHYIEQAFTNNPGIARLIVEFFHEHFDPSLEKGRASRIIQLEKGILHALDHVTSLDEERIFSRYIALIKATLRTNYYQLTTAGKNKDYLSFKLDPKNVPDLPHPLPMFETFVYSVRFEGVHLRGSKVARGGIRWSDRREDYRTEVLGLMKAQSVKNAIIVPYGAKGGFYPKTLPADATREEIMQEGILCYQNFIRGLLDLVDNLDDGKITTPANTVRYDEDDPYLVVAADKGTATFSDIANSISAEYSFWLGDAFASGGSAGYDHKKMGITAKGAWESVKNHFQELGVDTQKEDFTCVGIGDMSGDVFGNGMLLSEHIKLIGAFNHLHIFLDPNPDPAVSFKERSRLFNLPRSQWSDYNSELISKGGGVFVRSAKAIKLSSQVQKMLDTDKDTIEPNELIRLLLKAKYDLLWNGGIGTYVKASIETDAQVGDRTNDALRINGSDLRCKVVAEGGNLGFTQLARIEYELAGGRINTDFIDNSGGVDCSDHEVNIKILLDRIVAAGKLTLDQRNKLLSSMTDEVSKIVLFDNYSQARAITMAVKQSAEYLELYRQYMDFYEQSGRLPRALEFLPDDKMLADRKADGLALTRPEIAVLMAYSKMILKEQILASDLPKDPILLPYLESAFPKPLSTKYLDEMKQHRLFREIIATQLSNDLVTSLGITFTFQMQDETGGSAESVVRAYVTAKEIFGMSDYLKAIQSLEYKVGADVLYDMSLNVTQLIRRATRWFLRNRHGHYNIQETVNQFKKPLQQLSESLPELRSGKAKTHYNDKLQNLTKSGVPREIARLFASSGDILSLLNIVDAVSGSKADLITAAGLHFMLIEHLDLRWFREQINSYPITNHWGVLARAAYKADLDSLQRAILMSAISTYSKGTNLQQHVKSWLNKKSGHVKRWEAMVIDLRNSSIYEFSMLTVAMRELVELARSNDNANEKAK